One Haloimpatiens massiliensis genomic region harbors:
- the sfsA gene encoding DNA/RNA nuclease SfsA, which produces MKTDKRIIKTKFIKRPNRFQAYVYIDGQEQMVHVPNTGRCKEILVPGSTVLLREENNPTRKTKYDLIAGYKGDKLINIDSQIPNKVVEEALKEKRIKPLAGYTNIQREKFFKNSRFDFKLTNNNGHEYYLEVKGVTLEKEGLTKFPDAPTERGRKHLLELVEAKSKGYGAGVLFLIQMKDVKKFMPNEEMDEKFSEALRLAYSNGVDIYAYDCEVGEDFITLRKSIPVELQ; this is translated from the coding sequence ATGAAAACAGATAAGAGAATTATAAAAACAAAATTTATAAAAAGACCTAATAGGTTTCAAGCATATGTCTATATAGATGGCCAAGAACAAATGGTACACGTACCTAACACAGGAAGGTGTAAAGAGATACTTGTACCAGGTAGTACTGTATTACTTAGGGAGGAGAACAATCCTACAAGAAAGACAAAGTATGATTTAATAGCAGGATATAAAGGAGATAAGCTTATAAATATAGATTCGCAGATTCCTAATAAGGTAGTAGAGGAAGCTTTAAAAGAAAAAAGAATAAAACCTTTAGCAGGGTATACAAATATTCAAAGAGAGAAGTTTTTTAAAAATAGTCGATTTGATTTTAAATTAACTAATAATAATGGACATGAATATTACTTAGAAGTAAAAGGAGTGACTTTAGAAAAGGAAGGGCTCACAAAGTTTCCAGATGCGCCTACAGAAAGAGGAAGAAAACATTTGCTAGAGCTTGTAGAAGCTAAGAGTAAAGGTTATGGAGCTGGTGTACTTTTTTTAATACAAATGAAGGATGTTAAAAAATTTATGCCCAATGAAGAGATGGATGAGAAATTTTCAGAAGCGTTAAGATTAGCGTATTCTAATGGAGTAGATATATATGCCTATGATTGTGAAGTAGGCGAGGATTTTATAACTTTAAGAAAATCTATACCTGTTGAGTTGCAATAG
- a CDS encoding NAD(+) diphosphatase, with amino-acid sequence MKFKYCPLCGRELEEKYSWDEGGVPYCSYDNIMYFDTPKPCVVVAVIKDNQILLLKQSYIFKNSKVLVSGYVTNGETVEETVHREVKEETGIKVGNIKYLGSNYLKAKEIIMLTYMAEYVDGEINKSSEVEWVDWSNLEDALCEMSEDEIGKEVVRKVLREIKYPGDRAYRCDSGSCKL; translated from the coding sequence TTGAAGTTTAAATATTGTCCTTTGTGTGGGAGGGAACTTGAAGAAAAATATAGTTGGGATGAGGGTGGAGTTCCTTATTGTTCTTACGATAATATAATGTATTTCGACACACCTAAGCCTTGTGTGGTAGTAGCTGTTATTAAAGACAATCAAATTCTTTTGCTTAAACAAAGCTATATATTTAAAAATTCTAAGGTTCTAGTGTCAGGATACGTAACAAATGGTGAAACGGTGGAGGAAACGGTGCACAGGGAGGTAAAAGAAGAGACAGGCATAAAAGTAGGAAATATAAAATATTTAGGTAGTAATTATTTAAAGGCTAAGGAAATAATCATGCTTACATATATGGCAGAGTATGTAGATGGAGAAATAAATAAATCTTCAGAAGTTGAGTGGGTAGATTGGAGCAATTTAGAGGATGCTCTATGTGAAATGTCAGAAGATGAAATAGGAAAAGAAGTAGTTAGAAAAGTATTAAGAGAGATCAAATATCCAGGGGATAGGGCTTATCGCTGTGACAGCGGAAGTTGCAAACTATAA
- a CDS encoding DUF1576 domain-containing protein: protein MKNVVKKKIFKTYYILIAYYIAFMLFAFIIDTPYNIFNGLKSIILESDILVTDYIAIGGIGATFVNSALLSLMCIGILVYVGIKPNGSTIAALSTITGFAFFGKNILNVWPIFLGVWLYSKYQKEPFLNYVLIALFATTLSPTVTQFKYSSNFSQIGALIIGICFGVIVGFILPSITSYCLKLHQGYNLYNTGFAAGLLGTVLMSILRAFGIDFKTRLIWSTGNNFLFAILLIILFTSMILIGYLLDKNSFKKFKELCKQSGRLISDFYIIYGDGTVFVNMGILGILSTLYILIIGGDLNGPTIGGIFTVAGFSGFGKHPKNIIPIILGTTFCSLLNIWKINSPQMVLSALFSTTLAPIAGHFGWLYGIIAGFIHVCIVANTGFLHGGLNLYNNGFAGGIVAIFLIPLITSFRKDDK from the coding sequence ATGAAAAATGTAGTTAAAAAGAAAATTTTTAAGACCTATTATATATTAATAGCTTATTATATTGCTTTTATGTTATTTGCTTTTATAATAGACACTCCCTATAATATATTTAATGGATTAAAGTCAATTATTCTAGAATCAGACATACTTGTAACAGACTATATTGCAATTGGTGGCATAGGTGCTACTTTTGTAAATTCGGCTCTACTTTCACTTATGTGTATAGGAATTCTTGTATATGTAGGAATCAAACCTAATGGCTCAACTATAGCTGCCCTATCTACTATAACGGGCTTTGCCTTTTTCGGAAAAAACATTTTAAATGTATGGCCTATTTTTTTAGGAGTATGGCTGTATTCAAAATATCAAAAGGAACCATTTTTAAATTATGTACTTATTGCATTATTTGCAACTACTCTTTCTCCTACAGTAACTCAATTTAAATATTCATCTAATTTTTCTCAAATTGGAGCCTTAATTATAGGAATTTGCTTTGGGGTTATTGTTGGATTCATTTTACCTTCAATAACATCCTATTGCTTAAAACTGCATCAGGGATATAATCTTTATAATACAGGCTTTGCTGCTGGGCTCTTAGGGACTGTACTAATGTCTATACTTAGAGCTTTTGGAATAGATTTTAAAACAAGACTAATATGGTCTACAGGTAATAACTTTCTTTTTGCAATATTACTAATTATACTCTTTACATCCATGATACTTATTGGATATTTGTTAGACAAAAATTCATTTAAAAAGTTTAAAGAGTTATGTAAACAATCTGGAAGACTTATATCTGACTTTTATATAATTTATGGTGATGGTACCGTCTTTGTAAACATGGGAATATTAGGAATATTATCCACACTATATATACTAATAATAGGAGGTGACCTTAATGGTCCTACCATCGGTGGAATATTCACCGTTGCTGGCTTTAGTGGGTTTGGTAAACATCCTAAAAACATCATACCTATAATACTAGGAACAACCTTTTGTTCCCTACTAAATATCTGGAAAATAAATTCACCTCAAATGGTTCTTTCTGCACTATTTAGTACAACTTTAGCACCTATCGCTGGTCACTTTGGCTGGCTATATGGAATTATTGCTGGTTTTATACATGTATGTATAGTAGCCAACACAGGCTTTCTTCACGGTGGATTAAATCTTTATAATAATGGTTTTGCTGGAGGTATTGTGGCTATATTTTTAATACCACTTATAACCTCTTTTAGAAAGGATGATAAATAG